The genome window ACCGCCACGTCCGCGAACAGGCCCGGGCCAGCTTCGGCAGCACGGCGGTGATCTACGAGAACTACGTCGACATGCTGGCCCGCAAGGACCTCGACGTCATCCTGATCGGCGCGCCGGACCACTGGCACGCCAAGATGGCGATCGACGCCTGCCGCTCCGGCCGGGATGTCTACGTCGAAAAGCCGGTGACGCTCACGATCGCCGAAGGCCAGACCCTCGGGAAGATCGTCCAGGAGACGAAGCGGGTCCTGCAGGTCGGCTCATGGCAGCGAAGCGATCAGCGGTTCCGCCTCGCCGCCGAGATGATCCGCGCCGGCCGGCTGGGCGACGTCAAGAAGGCGACGGTCAACCTCGGCAAGAACCGCAAGGGAGGCCCGTTCGAGAACATGCCCGCCCCGGGCAACCTCAACTGGAACCTGTGGCTCGGCCAGGCCCCGGAAGTCCCGTATTGCCCCGAGCGGTGCCACTACACGTTCCGCTTCTGGTACGAGTACGCCGGCGGTGAAATGACCGACACCGGCGCGCACCACTTTGACATCGCGCTGTGGGCCCTCGGTCTCGACCGCACCGGCCCCGTCGAGATCATCCCCACGGGCAAGCTCCCCAGCGTCCAGAACGGCTTCAACGTCGCCACGGACTTCGCGGTGAAGTTCAAGTTCGCCAACGGCGTCGAGATCGACGTCCTGGACGAAGGGCGGAACGGAATCCTCTTCGAAGGCTCCGCCGGCCGGATCTTCGTCAACCGCGGCCTCATCGAAGGGGTCCCCGTGCAGGAGCTGGCGACGAAACCCCTCCG of Planctomyces sp. SH-PL14 contains these proteins:
- a CDS encoding Gfo/Idh/MocA family protein, translated to MPRSSRRRFLQTSSALVGAGTLLGPVWPVGAQEKAAGEKSPNGRWRIGCIGMRYQGSVITREALPFGDVVAIADVDRHVREQARASFGSTAVIYENYVDMLARKDLDVILIGAPDHWHAKMAIDACRSGRDVYVEKPVTLTIAEGQTLGKIVQETKRVLQVGSWQRSDQRFRLAAEMIRAGRLGDVKKATVNLGKNRKGGPFENMPAPGNLNWNLWLGQAPEVPYCPERCHYTFRFWYEYAGGEMTDTGAHHFDIALWALGLDRTGPVEIIPTGKLPSVQNGFNVATDFAVKFKFANGVEIDVLDEGRNGILFEGSAGRIFVNRGLIEGVPVQELATKPLRREDYQVYKHDNLDRPELSGKIDAIKNHMASFADAIRGRHETISDITSQHRSASACHLGNIALRLGRPLRWNPESERFVGDAEADSFIQREQRKGFEVA